In Lathyrus oleraceus cultivar Zhongwan6 chromosome 2, CAAS_Psat_ZW6_1.0, whole genome shotgun sequence, the DNA window ATCACGACACCGCATTGATGATTTCGGTTACAAAGGTGTTTCCTACATCCTATGCATTACTTTGTAGGTATCACTTAACCAAAAATGTGAGAAGCATACTTAAACTTACGACTTGGACCAATCAAATCAAGGGTGAAGATGGGAAAATGGTCAAAGATGGTGTGGTATTGGAAAATATAAGGGATGCTTGGAATGATATAATAAATTCTTCCATGAAAGAGTTATATGCGAAATCTATAATACATTTCAGGAGGGTGTGTGTGAGATATATCTAGATTTCCTGAAATATCTTAAGAGTATGATCCTGGAGAAGGAGAAAATTGTATGTGCTTTGACCGATCAAGTTAAACACTTTGCTAATATAATAACTAACATAGTTGAATATTCACATGTTACACTAAATAATTGGTTGAGAAATAATAAAAGTGATTTTTGTAGAGGTTCAGACTATGTGAACCAAATGATCAAAAATAAACATAATGAGATACATACATATTTTTGTCAAAGCATTATTGTATTAGAACACTGGTTCAAAGACAACATTCTTTATTCACAGTTGGTTTAAAACATATCTTAGGCATGATTGAATGTTATTTATCATGAAGCCAGGGGAACAGAGAAAACATGGTCAGATAGTTCTAAGAGTGGTTGTACACTTAGGAAGATATAAGATCTTTCATGTGTTTGTTTAATTGCAAAGAAAATGTATCTTGCTAGACCGATACATATGAATGAGATTTACACTCATTAGAAAAGGCTATGGCTTGATGATGGTGGTGTGATGAATGAGGAAACCAGATATATCTATCATGACTAAATGGAAAGTGATCCAAGAGAGATTCATGGAAGTTGATGACAACATGAACTTGCACATCAAATAACAATTGAGGAATATTGCTTATCCATCAACCACATATTTGAAACCACCCTTGGAACCTATTAAAACAAAGGGTGCCCCTAAAAAGGTCACACCGACATAGAGTAACAATTCTATGAATCAATCTCTTTCCTACTTTGAACTCGTTGACTCACATTTTCTAAATTCTCTAACTCCTAAATCTAAAAAAAAAGTGTTTTCAAGGGTGCTCTCATTACCAAACCATCTCCCTCACCATCATTATCAAGAATTATCCATATTAAAGATATGTCActtttatgcacaaatacattGAGTGGATTGTAGATGTTAAGGGTGACGATAACTACGATTATCAAGTTGTTTCAGTTTTTCTCAGTAAAGGAAAGGAGAATCACACACTTATCCGCTGACAACTTCTCAAAGAGTTGAAGACACATAAGGAATCATACATATCACTACACAGGAAAAAGAACATTTCGACGCGATTCACGATTCTCTTATTCCTTGTGTCTGCGATCCAACACTAGTGGAAAAATGGACGCGCTTCCCTGAAATGTGTTATCTTATAGAAAACACATATAATATAGTGGATATTGATCTAACAATATATGGTTTCTTGAAAACATTTTTTTCACTTCGGAGTAGCCCACCTCAAAATCTATTTGGCCGCCTCATGTGTATTAGGTGGATTTCGAAATCACTACATTTTATACAAGTTTATTTGAAACCGAGTGTCGTATACCAAAGACATCATAAAAATGGATGACACATTCCACAAAAGAGGATGAAACTTGGTTGGAGTACTATCTAAAAAGGATTGGAGGGTTTGTCAAGTTGAGTGAgattgaaagagaatcaaataaGGAAAAGTCAAAGGCAACACCACTCATACAAATCGATCTAGGCGGTGACACATATTTTGATTCTCTTTAGTTATTATCTAACTATATATTTATGTGGGGCTCTTTTTTTTATGTATTATTGTCAACAATGTAATCTGGATACAatctgatatatatatatatatatatatatatatatatatatatatatatatatatatatatatatatatatatatatatatatatatatatatatatatatatatatatatatctatatatatatatatatatatatacatatatattcaACATTAATTGTATAACAATTGAGAGTCCGTTTTAGATTTTTTTTTCGTTTCAAACAATTAACAACTTTGTCTCTGCATATAACTGGTTTTGTATGAATGATGGGTATGTGGCGAACTTCTAGAGATGAACTTATAGACTAACCCCATTTTAATTGCAAGAACTACGAATCAAGGGGTAATTAAAAAATACATCTCCGTGGAAACCCTTATTTTGAAAAAAAAGGTGAGTTTGGAAATGCATATCCGAAATCTCCTTTGAGTTAGGATAAGGTTTCTAATGTCTATAATGATCTAAAACTTGTATAAATATGGGGTATCTCATCTCACATTATTTACAACACCACACCAAAATGAATACATATTGCATTTGAGTATTTTAATGGTGCAAAGTCAAACTTCAATTTAGGATCATTGAGGACACATTTTTGGTTGATCTGAAATCTAAATTGAATAATATCATGTGATATCCAAAGAATTGAAAAGTTGTCAAGCTCGGGCATAGTTCACCTTTGATTGGTGATGAAAGGAAGATTCAATTTAACAAGTTTGAGTTGAATACAAATGAATATTTAAGGTTTATGTGGAGTACGTTTTACCGTTACGAAATAAAGAGTCTGATTGAAGTGAATGTGATGATTGCAAGATCGACCGAAGATATTCTAAAGATATTGAAACGTCCATAACCATCTATTCGTAATGAAATGTAATGTTAAATTTATGTTAACGATTATCTTTGTATTGTTAAGTATCTTGATGTTAATTGATGTTGTTCTTCTAAATTTTCTACAATTATTTCTTGTTTGACAAAACATGACCTATTCTAAATATGCATCTCCGTAAAACTCACTCATTTGACATCAGGGTTATTATGAAAATGTACTTACAGAATCACCCTAACATGATTACAGAGATGCACCTCTAGAATAATTTTGAACAAAATAAAAGACTGAAGTGTGTGTATTATGAGTGTATCCGAACATATAtatccaaaattcatgagcattTTTTGTTTTCATTAAGGTGCGTTAGCAACCCATGGGATGTACAAAGTAGTCACCTTAAATGCAAATAAATTGTTATATCTAGATTATGCATTAATGTATATAAATTGTTAATATTTATGAATCAACAACTTAAAAAAAtatcaataaaaatattatttaattcAACTCTAACAATTTCTTTCACTTCGAGGATGATTTAACTTAATATCTAAATCCTTTTTGAGTGTTTCATCTATTTTAAGGtcttaaaattaaaaaaataccATCATTAAAAGTTTCTTACATTTCATGATATAccaaattttattttaaaattcagTAGAGAAATTATTTGTAGAATAATAAAGCGcaatttttttttatgaaatgAAAAATCAAATTATTAATTTTATATACGGACAAAATAATGTTATCATTTTGTGTCAAAAAAAAAATGTTTTCACTTTGTTTTTATTTAAGAAAGTTATATTAAAAAGATAAGAACTAATAACTCTTTCCTTAAATGGTTCAAAAACGTCGTAACTTTATTCTTCTTTTCTATACTTTCCATGGCTTCTCGAACCTCATTCGACTCTTATACTTAAAGCTACATAAAATTCAACACCATCAAAACACACTCAAATTTTCAAAACCCTAGCACGCCACTACCAATGGCGACGAGAAAATCCGCACCGCACCTTCTCAAACAACTCCACGCCTCTCGCCACCACCTCAACCCAACCCGTTCCGTCACCTACATGCCCCGACCCGGAGACGGCACACCTCGCGGCGTAACACTCATCCCCGGCGATGGAATCGGACCACTCGTAACCGGCGCGGTGGGGCAAGTAATGGAGGCCATGCATGCGCCGGTGTACTTCGAGAAGTTCGAAGTGCGCGGTGACATGAAAGCGGTGCCAGCTGAAGTGTTGGAATCGATTAAGAAGAATAAGGTTTGTTTGAAAGGTGGACTTGCGACTCCTGTGGGAGGTGGAGTTAGTTCGCTTAATGTGCAGTTGAGGAAGGAGCTTGATCTTTATGCTTCGCTTGTTAACTGTTTCAATCTACCTGGGTTAACTACGCGTCATGATaatgttgatattgttgttatCAGGGAGAATACAGAGGGTGAATATGCTGGCCTTGAACATGAGGTTGTTCCTGGTGTTGTTGAAAGCCTCAAGGTATTTTTCCCTCACATTTATTTGTGAGAAAATTGTTATTTTGATCCTGAATGTGTTTGGTGTTGTTTGTCACTGTAATCTTTGAATGTATTAAAATTATTACAAAAACATTCCATTGTGTGTTGTGTGTTAGTAATTTGTAGAGTTTATGGTTTTTGAGTACTCGGGCATTGACTAGGTTTGAAATTTGAATTGGTCTGTGACTAGGTTGCGTTGCTGAATTGAGTATTTACTACTAGTTTGTAAGGATTGACTTGAAATAGTTGATCTATTCAACTCACACAAAAAAAGCATTTCTGGATTTTAGATGAACTGGAAAGCAGTGAGAAATAATTTGCTTGGGGTTTATCGTGAAGATTCTTGATGATTTACTTGTAATTTATGCAGAGTAGATAACTCAGAATTTACTTAGGATGTGACAAATTTTTAGACGTGTTTTGCATCGAAAACTCCATTGTCAACTTCTTATCTATAAATTAGTTAGGAGGTTTTGGAGAGTTGATCACTTGGTTTTGAAAGGGTCCGGGTTGTAAGTTTAGCATATTTGGCGTTTGCTTTAAAGTCTTTAGAAACTGGTAATATTTTAATATAATACATTCATATTTATAGAAGTTGCCAATTCATCCGCAGTACACTTGTTGGAAATGCTAACTAATAGAAAAGTAGTAGTGCATAGtagttaaattaattaaaaatatttaaaaaattatatatatttcTTTTGTATGCATTGTGTACTTGCTGCCCCACTATTGATGTCCTTTAAAGGTTGTTAATTGTAATCATGCTTAAAATATTTCCCATTTTCTAAAGGTTATCCTTTTGATGGAGAAGTTATGTTCCTTTGTAATCAATAGAATTTTCTTGTATTCTTTGAATGGTATGTATTTCATAATGTTAGCACCTTGACATTGTGATTTGTGAGTTTTTGTTTGCACCTCATGCTAAAACTTTGCTAGGTAATAACAAAGTTCTGTTCAGAGCGCATTGCTAAATATGCTTTCGAGTATGCTTATCTAAATAACAGAAAGAAGGTGACTGCTGTGCACAAAGCAAACATTATGAAACTCGCAGATGGTTTATTCTTGGAATCTTGTCGAGAGGTTGCCACAAAGTATCCTGGAATCAAGTATAATGAAATTATTGTAGATAACTGTTGCATGCAGCTTGTTTCAAAGCCTGAGCAGTTTGATGTAATGGTATGTATATTTTTAGCCTTGAATCCCAATTATTTATCAACTTTTGGTTGCTATGTTTATGAGTCCAGCGCATGTTTAAATAACATAGTGCTATTAGTTTATTGGTGATATAATATAAGAAACTCTTTAATTAAACTGTGGCCCATTTGTCTATTCGTAGTTTCTTTTATTTATTTGGGGAGTTAGTGCCATGGTGACATGGGTTTTTCCTTTTGCTTAATTTGATAAAAATTGCCATGGAAATcattggataaatgagtagaaTAACCAAAGATAAGATATTCTTTTTAGTATTGTTTTCTACAAGATTTTCAAATGTGGGTTCAATCAAAAGATGTCATTTTAAAACATATTAATAAGAGTGGAGCTAGCTATTTCTTTTTCTCTGGGGATAGAAGCAAACATATACTAAAGGAAAGAGATTATTAAAATGCTCTCTCTGTAGTTGCTTTAGGGAAAGAGATTATTAGAGTCAAACCAAGACAAAACAGTCTATCACTTAAGTAGTTTCTGGAACAATTTAAAATGTTAAAATATCTTGAAAGTTTTAAGGGCAAAAATGTCAAGCAATTGTTGTTTTAGCTGTAATATCAGATGAAGTCTATTCTTAGTGAAATCATAGAACAAAAAGCCCTACTAACCTGCAATTATTTTCAGCATAATAATTTTTTCATTTTAACCTTGGATATCCAATATATATACAACAAACCTCCgcagaaaataaaaataaaaatattgagCCGAAAGAAATTATCCGCATTTTAGTAGGACATGGCCTTGGAGGAGGGTTTGAAATAGCCATATTGTGCTAGTTGGAAAGAAATATATACATAATAGTACTAGCCATCTCATTATCCCTCGGGGAAGTGTAACTAATGGATTCACAATAATGAATACTAAAGCGACACATATTCTGCCTTTTTCTATTGATGCCACTATGAAAGTAAGAAACTTTGAAGGAAATTGCTGATTAATATGATATTTCTTTCTTGCAAGTTACTCGTTTCTTTCCCAGTCAATTTGCTTTTGGTTTTAAATTCAAAGAGATGTATCGAAGGTAACGAACACTATTTCCACTTACAGGTAACCCCCAATCTTTATGGAAATCTTGTTGCAAATACCGCGGCAGGCATTGCTGGTGGAACTGGTGTCATGCCGGGAGGTATGCATAACTATCACTGATGTCTTGAAACTCTAGAGCTCTCATTTGATAATGTTGTGCCATTTTTCTTATCGAGCAGTACTTTGCTTCCATATAGTCATTGGCATTGCTGTTGTGAAATGTGTGAGGGTGACTACTGCTCAGAACTGTTGAGTCTATATTTAGAGTGTATTAATCATATTAGACTAGTTCGTTGAAACGAAAACTCTTCCAAAATATAGTGATTGACTAAATTAGAGATTGTATATTCACTGAAAAGAAAATATAGGTGGTACAGAAATCAAACTGGAAATTCATTTATCTTCCTCAACAGGTTGCAGTATGGAGGCAACAGCAGTAATTGTGGGGTAATGAAGTTGTCAAATGGTAATGACAATGTAAGTAAGAGCAGAGTAGTCGGTAAATTGACATTTTACTCTTCTAGGGAAAAAGTCACTTTAGACTATAAAGTAAGATATTTCAACAgttaatgaaaatcaagattCAATATTTTATGCATGTATAGTAAATCATGAACCAACAACTTATTTTCTAATCAATGGTTGAGGTCATGTTGTACTCTCTAGAAAGAAAATTCACTTAAGAAGAGTCAAATCTAGTAAAGGGAGATGTGTTGGAACTTCAAGAGGTGGCAGTGTTGTTGGCAGGATGGAGGGTTTTAACGAAAATATCAGATAGGGCCTTTGTTTGGTCTTGTGTTGAACCCGGGGGTTGAATTTGTGGAAGGGTGTTTAAATAGAAGTGATTATTGATTAAAAATGCACTTTATCCTTAAGCTTGAATATCTCAAATCATGGATGAAATGTCTTTGCAGGTAATGTTGGTGCTGACCACGCAATATTTGAACAAGGTGCTTCAGCAGGAAATGTTGGTAAAGAAAAAGTAGTACAACAAAAGAAAGCCAACCCTGTGGCACTCCTCCTTTCATCGGCAATGATGCTTAGGCATCTTCGGTTTCCTGCATTTGCTGACCAATTGGAAACTGCTGTGAAGCGAGTCATTCTAGAGGGCAAACACCGGACCAAGGACCTTGGAGGGACAAGCACCACCCAAGAGATTGTTGATGCAGTGATAGATGCATTAAATTAATTACATATTCATATTTACTTGCACATTTACCATATGAAGTTAGCGATGCAAGTTCTTCGCCAATTGTTCATAATTTTTTTGCACCCTTTGAAGGTGAATTGCCAATTTTCGGCCATGATTAATGTTTATTCAATTCATAAATTGATGTGATGAGAATTTTGAAAAGAGCAGTCTGTTTTGCCAAGAGTTGTCTCTATTACTTTATGTAAAAACCGAGTTTATTGCCTCAATAATGTAGTCTATGGGGGTTTCTCACCTATTTTGAAGAGGTTGTAAAAAAACTGATGGTCCTACTTGTCAATGGTGAGCACTCCTCTCCCTGTCCCATATATCAATGTTACATTGTTATCTTTGTTAGGTCAAATAATGGCTTGTGTATCACAGGGCCACACATTCCTTTTTAGTTGGGATCAAGTTAAATTCTCATGTAACAGGTGTTTGATGAATGATGAGATTTTGTAATGATAGTTGATACAGACATGCAATATTCAGGCACATGTGTTTTTGTGGGTCATCAGATGATAATGACTTTAGATTTTATTGCTTGAATTATTATTGAAAGTGACAATTAGTAAAATAGAATCTGAAAAAATGTTCCCCTTTAAAATTCTCTTATGAAGAGGATTGCATTTTGCCATTTTCTAATTAGCAGAAACACCCCCTGCTTCTATTAGAACTCAGTAGTTAGAATCAGTTACAATCAGTTACAAGCTCTATCCACGGTTTGGAGAAATTAAATTGTGTCATACCTTAAATATTTGCCATGGTAAAATCGTAACATGATATAGTTAGAATCAGTTACAAGCTTTGGATGCAACCTTGTAACTATGTTTCCTTGCATTAGAATCAAACATTTTTGCACACTCCCAAACTTTTCTTAGAGAAACACAAGCCAAATTAATTCTAACATTCAACACAACTCATAATACATAGATTGTACATGCCATTTAAGAAATAATGACATCAAAGGCTCTAGAATAAAACATCAACTAGATTTATTTAACATTATTACAGGCTTGTTTGGCACCATACCAACTTTTATTTTTTAAACAGCATGAAAGAGATAATTTGAACTTGAAGGAGAATTTTGCACTTCACTGTGAGATTAATTGAGTCACACCCTAATTAATTGAGTCACACCACCCATTACTTTTAATCTTTTCTCTAATAACAAACTTTTGCACCTTCCCAGTTGAATTAAGAGGCAAATCACCAAACACCACACTCTTAGGAACCATATGAGCATCCAAATGATCTTCACAAAACTTGATAATATCTTCAACATTAGCACTACAACCCTCCTTCAATTTCACAATTGCACAAGGTGACTCCACCAAACCCTCACCAAACCCCCCAACAACAGCCACTTTCAGAACCTTTGGATGGTTCATCAACACACCTTCAACCTCTAATGAACTCACAAACTCACCCTTACAATAAATACCATCTTTTGCTCTATCCTTCAAAATAAAAGAACCATTAGGTAACCTAACACCAAGGTCCCTAGTCCTATACCAACCATCTCTAAAAGCTTCATCACTCACTTTTGAACTCTTGAGATACCCTAACATCAAAGTATTCCCTTTAAACATAATCTCACCAATAGTTTTTCCATCACTAGGAACACTCTTCATTGTATTAGGCTCTTTCACATCAACCTCTACCATCATAAAATCTATAACACCTTCTTCAACATAGTTAAACTTTGTAACATCATCATCAAAATTCTTTCTCCACTTCCTCACAATAACCGGGCCTAATACTTCAGTCATACCATAACCGATATTCACATCAAATCCAATCTCCGCCGCTCTGTTAAGAATTTCGAACGACGGTAATATACCAGCAACCGTGACGCTAACCTTATGCGAAAAAGGCTTAACAACATCACAATTTGCAATAATTTCCAAAAGAATAGGTGCACCACAAAAATGTGTCACCTTATGAAAATAAAttgcatcaaaaatatttttcGCCGAAAAATTATCTCTAACACAAATATTTGTTCCACCAAGAAGAGGCATTAACCAAATGAAACACCATCCATTGCATCTAAACATGTCAACTGTCCATAGAAAAACCGGCATAGTTTTCACATCGAAACGAGTTATTGTCGCGAGCGAATTCAAATAAACACTTCTATGACTATAAACAACTCCTTTTGGAATTCCCGTTGAGCCTGATGTGAAATTCACTGATATAGGTTCACACTCATTGCTAGGCATTAAAATGTTAAAATCTGATTGACCCTTTTCAAGAACATCATCATAGATTAATGTACCTTGTGGTAAATCTTTCACTAATTTGTCATAATCTTGGATTAGCACAATAAGAGGTGGCTTTAATTTTTTTTGGGAGATTAGTTTTGTTGCATTGAGGGCAAAGTCAATAAACTCATAATCCACAAATATGATTTTGCAATGCTCTAATTGTTCTAATACTATTGCTAATGTTGTTGCATCAAGTTTTGGGTTGAGTGCAGAAATAATAGCACCTGCCATTGGTACACCAAAATGAAGCTCATACTGTTCTGGAATATTTGGTGCCAAAGTTGCTACCTGTTTATAAATATAAGATGATAAAATATgcattttattattattatttttttaaatttaatgATCATAAACATAAACATTCAAATGGCTTAAAATAGAGTATTTGAAAAACTATGGAGTTTCCATTTTCAATAACTTGTTTTATCTTATTGACGTAAATTTTGGTATGGAATGTCAATGATGCTAACTTAGTGTTGAACACGGTATCCATCTATTTTCCCATTTTCCACCACTACACGTTTATACAAATTTTTTTTTATAGATATTGGATATTTTCAGTATGCATAATCGCATAAATTAATCTCTTAAATTAAAGAAAATTACATCAACGACAAAGTTTTTATTTTTACATATCTTTTTAACACTTTTGCTTAATTAGAACTGAGTTCAAATCTAGATTTTTTTGGTTAAGTTGAAAAAAATCTTTTACCACCTCATCTAAGTGTTTTTCTGAATAATAATTACTGTTATTTTGAAAATAACTTATACTCACATGGCTAAATATTAGTCAAAGAGGAAAATATAGCTAAACATGATTTCTGCATGACAATTGATTGGGTTGATTTATATGGTATGGTTTTACACCTGAATGTATATATTTTCCTGAAAAATTTAGGTTGATTTTATAAAACTGTAGGGAAGTTGTCTTACAACCAATTAAAATCAATTGTGTATTTCAATGACTTTTTTTAAGGAAAAATATATTTGACATGATAAGTGGATTATAAGTGGTTGATTTTAATTAGTTGTTGACCAGTTATTCATAATTTTCTAAAGACAACCTAATTTTCATGTTAAGTTAACACTCACTTAGAAATAAATTTAAAATCTTTTTCTCTTTTGAAATATTTCATTCGGTCTTAAATataaataaaaagtaaaataTATTCTATTATCTAAGTTTTAATCAATTATTTATTGAAAGTTTAAATAAATTGATTTTTCAAATGTTGGATTTTAAGTCTTCAATATGTTTCGGAAATGAAAGAAAGTCCATCCGATCCTATTTATAAAAGTCATATAAATTTTTTGGActtaaatataataaaatattatttatatttaatgtctttattttaaaattatttccgtattaattatataattttattAATGGATGACAAATATATTCATAATTGTGTTATCTCTTATATGAAATAAGTTAAATATATTTagttatttttaataaatataatatttttttattttataaatcagatcaaaataataaatattaaacATTATAAGAtatgattatatatatatatatattatatataatatatatatatatatatatatatatatataattgattGACGCATTATATTTGGTTATGAAAAATGTTAAACAGATTAATTAATTGAAAGAGAAATCAACAACTTACGATATCACCCTGAGAAATTCCCAAGTTGACCAAAGCAGAAGCAAGTTTAACACATCTTTCATAGGTTTGTCTCCATGAAAATCTGACATGATCATTGTAGATGATGGAAACTTTGTCACCATACAAGGTCGCTGCTCTTTCTAGAAAACGAACCGGTGTTAAAGGTATGTTTAAGCCCTTAGAACACTCAACCAGATCTTCTTTCATTGTAACGTTCTATCTGGTTCTATATAACACTTCATTTCTACAACATATATAGAGCACTTGCATTAAAAAAAATCAACGTACGTCAAACCTTACTTTCAACAAATGTTGATTTTATTTAAGGAGAGAGagaaaaaataatataaaagTTAAATTGTAGTATTAGATGTTATGGGTCTTAAATGTTAGAAAGATGTTCTTTTACATGTGTCATTGCTAGTTCACAGGTGTTCAGtcaaaaaaataacaaataacaaataaattgatatatatgaagaaaaaaaactacTAACTTTTAAGACTTTAAGACGGTGAATCCACTATTtccaaaataatttctttttGATTTCTTATAAATACTCTTTGACCATTTCTTAGCCTTTTCCAATAAAAGTTACAAAATtgatataaaaaaattaaaatatcaaaaaaaGAGAAATAAATAGTAAAAGGTATTAGGATATATTTAATAAAATTGGCACATACCATATTTTAGTTTTTATTAGTATAACatattataataatttattatttattggttttgattttttatacaaaataaaaaatatttatacgtttaataaaatttatcatttttaatatttaatttatttcaaaaaattATGTTTACCGTGTTACGATCCATATGTGATAAACTTGATTTGAATCCTCATTCTCACATTCACATTCTTAATATATTTAATGTTTTATATTTTGAAATATGTAGTGTAAATATTAGTTTACTTAATATATTTAATCCGTCGATATAAGTTTAATTTTTGacaataatatttatttataaaataattttttatatttgtaacaactttattttatatatatatatatatatatatatatatatatatatatatatatatatatatatatatatctattatatatatatatatatatatatatatatatatatatatatatattattaataaaGGAATTATTTACTTCTTCTTTTTTATAAAGGAATGAATGGTTTACTTTATAGTCTTATAATATGATATATACAGTATGGTGAATTCCAACTCAAGAGTCATTTAAAAAAGAATGAATTAATGAGTTTTATATAAGTGTTAGTCTTTTTCTTgacaaacaaacaaaacatttaaattaaattaatttaacGTGTCGAAAGCCTATGCTG includes these proteins:
- the LOC127120037 gene encoding isocitrate dehydrogenase [NAD] regulatory subunit 1, mitochondrial isoform X3, with the translated sequence MATRKSAPHLLKQLHASRHHLNPTRSVTYMPRPGDGTPRGVTLIPGDGIGPLVTGAVGQVMEAMHAPVYFEKFEVRGDMKAVPAEVLESIKKNKVCLKGGLATPVGGGVSSLNVQLRKELDLYASLVNCFNLPGLTTRHDNVDIVVIRENTEGEYAGLEHEVVPGVVESLKVITKFCSERIAKYAFEYAYLNNRKKVTAVHKANIMKLADGLFLESCREVATKYPGIKYNEIIVDNCCMQLVSKPEQFDVMVTPNLYGNLVANTAAGIAGGTGVMPGGCSMEATAVIVG
- the LOC127120037 gene encoding isocitrate dehydrogenase [NAD] regulatory subunit 1, mitochondrial isoform X1; protein product: MATRKSAPHLLKQLHASRHHLNPTRSVTYMPRPGDGTPRGVTLIPGDGIGPLVTGAVGQVMEAMHAPVYFEKFEVRGDMKAVPAEVLESIKKNKVCLKGGLATPVGGGVSSLNVQLRKELDLYASLVNCFNLPGLTTRHDNVDIVVIRENTEGEYAGLEHEVVPGVVESLKVITKFCSERIAKYAFEYAYLNNRKKVTAVHKANIMKLADGLFLESCREVATKYPGIKYNEIIVDNCCMQLVSKPEQFDVMVTPNLYGNLVANTAAGIAGGTGVMPGGNVGADHAIFEQGASAGNVGKEKVVQQKKANPVALLLSSAMMLRHLRFPAFADQLETAVKRVILEGKHRTKDLGGTSTTQEIVDAVIDALN
- the LOC127120037 gene encoding isocitrate dehydrogenase [NAD] regulatory subunit 1, mitochondrial isoform X2, giving the protein MATRKSAPHLLKQLHASRHHLNPTRSVTYMPRPGDGTPRGVTLIPGDGIGPLVTGAVGQVMEAMHAPVYFEKFEVRGDMKAVPAEVLESIKKNKVCLKGGLATPVGGGVSSLNVQLRKELDLYASLVNCFNLPGLTTRHDNVDIVVIRENTEGEYAGLEHEVVPGVVESLKFCSERIAKYAFEYAYLNNRKKVTAVHKANIMKLADGLFLESCREVATKYPGIKYNEIIVDNCCMQLVSKPEQFDVMVTPNLYGNLVANTAAGIAGGTGVMPGGNVGADHAIFEQGASAGNVGKEKVVQQKKANPVALLLSSAMMLRHLRFPAFADQLETAVKRVILEGKHRTKDLGGTSTTQEIVDAVIDALN
- the LOC127120038 gene encoding butanoate--CoA ligase AAE1, yielding MKEDLVECSKGLNIPLTPVRFLERAATLYGDKVSIIYNDHVRFSWRQTYERCVKLASALVNLGISQGDIVATLAPNIPEQYELHFGVPMAGAIISALNPKLDATTLAIVLEQLEHCKIIFVDYEFIDFALNATKLISQKKLKPPLIVLIQDYDKLVKDLPQGTLIYDDVLEKGQSDFNILMPSNECEPISVNFTSGSTGIPKGVVYSHRSVYLNSLATITRFDVKTMPVFLWTVDMFRCNGWCFIWLMPLLGGTNICVRDNFSAKNIFDAIYFHKVTHFCGAPILLEIIANCDVVKPFSHKVSVTVAGILPSFEILNRAAEIGFDVNIGYGMTEVLGPVIVRKWRKNFDDDVTKFNYVEEGVIDFMMVEVDVKEPNTMKSVPSDGKTIGEIMFKGNTLMLGYLKSSKVSDEAFRDGWYRTRDLGVRLPNGSFILKDRAKDGIYCKGEFVSSLEVEGVLMNHPKVLKVAVVGGFGEGLVESPCAIVKLKEGCSANVEDIIKFCEDHLDAHMVPKSVVFGDLPLNSTGKVQKFVIREKIKSNGWCDSIN